A section of the candidate division WOR-3 bacterium genome encodes:
- a CDS encoding response regulator transcription factor, with amino-acid sequence MKNKGLIYAVDDESDIIELLQHHLEKAGYEFKGFYDALSFLHHLREKKPDLIILDLMLPDYDGIELCKELKKEENYKNIPVIMLTARTKLEDKILGFEIGADDYVTKPFSPRELVARVNAVLRRYREKQEEKNILEAGKILKMDIDKFEVYVYDKKVDLRPAEFKILKLLLEKRGVLLKREQILEHISKRGKFVYERTVDVHIRNLRKKLGEAGKFIKNIKGMGYKFEE; translated from the coding sequence TTGAAAAATAAAGGTCTTATCTATGCGGTGGATGATGAATCTGATATAATAGAACTTTTGCAGCATCATCTTGAAAAAGCAGGATACGAGTTTAAGGGATTTTATGATGCTTTAAGTTTTTTACACCATTTAAGAGAAAAAAAACCTGATTTAATAATTTTAGATCTTATGCTTCCTGATTATGATGGAATTGAATTATGTAAGGAGTTAAAAAAAGAGGAAAATTATAAGAATATTCCAGTTATAATGCTTACAGCAAGAACAAAACTTGAAGATAAAATTCTTGGTTTTGAAATAGGTGCAGATGATTATGTCACAAAGCCTTTTTCACCAAGGGAACTTGTTGCAAGGGTAAATGCTGTTTTAAGAAGATACAGAGAAAAACAAGAAGAAAAAAATATTTTAGAAGCAGGTAAAATTTTAAAGATGGATATTGATAAGTTTGAGGTTTATGTTTATGACAAAAAAGTTGATTTAAGACCTGCTGAGTTTAAAATCTTAAAACTTCTTCTTGAGAAAAGGGGAGTTTTGTTAAAAAGGGAACAAATCCTTGAGCATATATCAAAGAGAGGTAAGTTTGTTTATGAGAGAACTGTTGATGTTCATATAAGGAATTTGAGAAAAAAACTTGGTGAAGCAGGAAAGTTTATAAAGAATATAAAAGGAATGGGTTATAAATTTGAAGAATGA
- the rimO gene encoding 30S ribosomal protein S12 methylthiotransferase RimO: MKKISIITLGCPKNQVDSEYLAGNLLKNNFELVPPEKSEGVIIMTCSFINPAVKETENTIRKFIELKRNKKIKFLAVGGCYIHRFKEKIKEKFPEIDLLFGFDDIENFEKILKKNKETNYSSTRFIHSDKIPRLISTRNFAYLKISEGCDELCSFCIIPKIRGKFRSKPMEKIIEEAKLLTDSGFYEIILISQSTGLYGVDLYKKKMLKELLKNLLKIKKLRLLRMFYLHPADLNEEIIKLIVDNEKMAPYLDVPIQHVSENVLTSMRRRGKKEKVLNAFELIDKYKNMRNLTVRTEIIVGFPTEREKDFEELYEFCKKDNLIKRWALFRYHNEKESFAYENYKPLARKIIQERYKKMLEVIREKNLKSARELIGQEVIFIPEYKENGKVFGHTEYDAPEIDIKSFVESDDYENFVFRKLKVKSISKKGFKLVNIYS, from the coding sequence ATGAAAAAAATTTCTATTATCACACTTGGGTGCCCGAAAAATCAGGTTGATAGTGAATATCTTGCAGGGAACCTTTTAAAGAATAATTTTGAATTAGTTCCACCTGAAAAATCTGAAGGTGTCATAATAATGACCTGCTCCTTCATAAATCCTGCTGTTAAAGAAACGGAAAATACTATAAGAAAATTTATTGAACTAAAAAGAAATAAAAAAATTAAATTCCTTGCAGTGGGAGGATGCTATATACATAGATTCAAAGAAAAAATTAAAGAAAAATTCCCTGAAATTGATCTTTTATTCGGGTTTGATGATATAGAAAATTTTGAGAAAATACTCAAAAAAAATAAAGAAACAAATTATAGTTCAACAAGATTTATCCATTCTGATAAAATTCCAAGGCTGATTTCTACAAGGAATTTTGCCTATTTGAAAATTTCAGAAGGTTGTGATGAATTGTGTTCTTTCTGTATTATACCAAAAATAAGGGGGAAATTTCGTTCAAAGCCTATGGAGAAGATAATTGAGGAGGCTAAATTGCTTACAGATTCAGGTTTTTATGAAATAATTTTAATTTCCCAGTCAACCGGTTTATATGGTGTTGATCTTTACAAAAAGAAAATGTTAAAGGAACTTCTTAAAAATCTTTTAAAAATTAAAAAATTAAGATTACTCAGAATGTTTTATCTTCATCCAGCAGATCTTAATGAGGAAATTATTAAATTAATTGTGGATAATGAAAAAATGGCACCTTATCTTGATGTTCCAATTCAACATGTTTCAGAAAATGTATTAACTTCAATGAGAAGAAGAGGAAAAAAGGAAAAGGTTTTGAATGCTTTTGAATTGATCGATAAGTACAAAAATATGAGAAATTTAACAGTTAGAACTGAAATAATTGTAGGATTTCCAACTGAGAGAGAGAAAGATTTTGAAGAACTTTATGAATTTTGTAAAAAGGATAATTTAATAAAAAGGTGGGCTCTTTTTAGATATCATAATGAAAAGGAAAGTTTTGCTTACGAGAATTATAAGCCTTTGGCTCGTAAAATTATTCAAGAAAGGTATAAAAAAATGTTAGAGGTAATAAGAGAAAAAAATTTAAAATCTGCGAGAGAACTAATTGGACAAGAGGTGATTTTTATTCCAGAATATAAGGAGAATGGAAAAGTTTTTGGTCATACTGAGTATGATGCCCCTGAAATTGATATAAAATCTTTTGTGGAAAGTGATGATTATGAGAACTTTGTTTTCAGAAAATTGAAAGTTAAAAGCATTTCTAAAAAGGGGTTTAAACTGGTTAATATTTATTCATAG
- the ptsP gene encoding phosphoenolpyruvate--protein phosphotransferase, with amino-acid sequence MKTKLKSKVFQGVPASKGVAIGKVKKFDLKLLKIPRREAKSKREEILKFEKAKKEITRELELVLEHFRGSYRKIIESEILIINDPVIEESVKRNIEKGLSAENSFIESMKNFLSKLEESESFIFKERAREINHLIRKFLEILLGKPSFIDVEKGTIVVSDDVSPLDVFSISKTLDIGIVIEYGGPTSHSVIVAKSLKIPMVCAVKGILEAVKDGDEVIIDGWSGKVIINPDEETKKEYERKPLLYTEAIQKIIKGPKVGKGKERKRVSVMGNAAGLEEVEEIVKNKGFGVGLFRTELLMWDPGIWHNEDKLAEVFEKSSKMVFPDPLIVRLIDIAGEPSIPGFEEKNPFLGLRGIRFLLFEKEIMKMMMRSILKASNLGNIRILLPMVTTVKEVEEAKSVLEKAKKELTREDVPFDNYIPVGIMIETPASALMVKEFTSQVDFFSIGTNDLTQYTLAVDRTHPFLAPLYSEFHPSVLNLINHVVKGAHPYRKKVAVCGEMASDPLGAIILMGLGVDELSVHPDAIPLLYGIFQWLEYKKVKEFARKTLEMPDSKTVKEKTIEFLKKNIPPLAIFYE; translated from the coding sequence GTGAAGACTAAATTAAAAAGTAAGGTTTTTCAGGGTGTACCCGCATCAAAAGGTGTTGCAATTGGAAAAGTAAAAAAATTTGACCTCAAATTATTAAAAATTCCCCGAAGAGAAGCGAAAAGTAAAAGAGAAGAAATTTTAAAATTTGAAAAAGCCAAAAAGGAAATTACAAGGGAACTCGAGCTTGTTCTTGAGCATTTTAGAGGAAGTTATAGAAAAATAATAGAAAGTGAAATACTTATAATTAACGACCCTGTTATAGAGGAGAGCGTTAAAAGAAATATAGAAAAAGGACTTTCAGCAGAGAATAGTTTTATTGAATCAATGAAAAATTTTTTATCAAAACTTGAGGAAAGTGAAAGTTTTATTTTTAAAGAAAGGGCAAGAGAAATAAATCATCTTATTAGAAAATTCCTTGAAATACTTCTTGGCAAGCCAAGTTTTATTGATGTTGAGAAAGGAACAATTGTAGTTTCAGACGATGTTTCTCCCCTTGATGTTTTTTCAATTTCTAAAACTTTGGATATTGGAATAGTTATAGAATACGGTGGACCAACCTCTCACAGTGTAATAGTGGCAAAAAGCCTGAAAATTCCTATGGTATGTGCTGTTAAAGGAATACTTGAGGCGGTTAAAGATGGAGACGAAGTAATAATTGATGGATGGTCAGGAAAAGTAATAATAAATCCAGATGAAGAAACAAAAAAAGAATATGAAAGAAAACCTTTACTTTACACAGAAGCAATTCAAAAGATAATAAAAGGACCAAAGGTAGGAAAGGGTAAGGAAAGAAAAAGAGTATCTGTAATGGGAAATGCTGCAGGACTTGAAGAAGTTGAAGAAATTGTAAAAAATAAAGGATTTGGAGTAGGTCTTTTTAGGACTGAACTTTTAATGTGGGACCCTGGAATATGGCATAATGAGGATAAACTTGCAGAGGTTTTTGAGAAAAGTTCAAAAATGGTTTTCCCTGATCCACTTATAGTCAGATTGATAGATATAGCAGGTGAACCATCCATACCAGGATTTGAGGAGAAAAATCCCTTTCTTGGATTAAGGGGTATCAGATTTCTCCTTTTTGAAAAGGAAATCATGAAAATGATGATGAGATCAATTTTAAAAGCATCAAATCTTGGAAATATAAGAATTCTTCTTCCAATGGTAACAACAGTAAAAGAAGTTGAGGAAGCAAAAAGTGTTCTTGAAAAGGCAAAAAAGGAACTTACAAGAGAAGATGTTCCCTTTGATAATTATATTCCTGTAGGAATAATGATAGAAACACCAGCATCAGCTTTAATGGTTAAAGAATTTACATCTCAGGTAGATTTCTTTTCAATTGGAACTAACGATTTAACCCAGTATACACTTGCAGTTGATAGAACACATCCTTTTCTTGCTCCTCTTTACAGTGAATTCCATCCCTCTGTTTTGAACCTTATAAACCATGTAGTTAAGGGGGCTCATCCTTACAGAAAAAAAGTTGCTGTATGTGGGGAAATGGCATCTGACCCTCTTGGAGCAATTATTTTGATGGGTTTAGGAGTTGATGAATTATCTGTTCACCCAGATGCAATACCCCTTTTATACGGAATTTTCCAGTGGCTTGAATATAAAAAAGTTAAAGAATTCGCAAGAAAAACTCTTGAAATGCCTGATTCAAAAACCGTTAAGGAAAAAACAATAGAATTTTTAAAGAAAAATATACCACCCCTCGCTATATTCTACGAATAA
- a CDS encoding HPr family phosphocarrier protein has product MVEKEVIVKNTLGIHARPATQFVKIASKYNCEVYVIKDGIEVNGKSIMSLLILTATKGSKLIIRCIGPDEKEALKELVNLIEEGFGED; this is encoded by the coding sequence TTGGTTGAAAAAGAAGTCATTGTAAAAAATACACTCGGCATACATGCGAGACCGGCAACACAGTTTGTTAAAATTGCTTCAAAATATAACTGTGAGGTTTACGTTATCAAAGATGGTATTGAAGTTAACGGGAAAAGTATAATGAGCCTTTTAATTTTGACTGCTACCAAAGGAAGTAAACTTATAATCAGATGTATAGGTCCTGATGAAAAAGAGGCTCTGAAAGAACTTGTGAATCTTATTGAGGAGGGTTTTGGTGAAGACTAA
- the fbp gene encoding fructose-1,6-bisphosphate aldolase/phosphatase codes for MKVTISVIKADIGGYVGHSGMHPALMALAEDELEEAKKSGVIIDYFVAHAGDDLELIMTHNKGVDNSEIHKLAWEIFKKGSEKAKELGLYGAGQDILSDAFSGNVKGMGPGVAEMEIEERASEPIIVFMADKTSPGAWNLPLFKIFADPFNTAGLVIDPKLHDGFIFEVLHMKEGKVVKLACPEEMYSLLALIGAVETYAIKNVYRKDGVIAATASTQRLSLIAGKYVGKDDPVMIVRTQSGFPAVGEVLEAFSLAHLVAGWMRGSHWGPLMPVSMKDASCTRFDGPPRVVALGFQLKDGKLIGPKDMFDDPAFDLTRKRAQEITDYIRRMGPFEPQRLGLEEMEYTTLPSVLEKLKDRFQEVG; via the coding sequence ATGAAAGTTACAATAAGTGTGATAAAAGCAGATATTGGCGGGTATGTGGGTCATTCTGGTATGCATCCAGCTTTAATGGCTTTAGCTGAGGACGAGCTTGAGGAGGCGAAAAAGAGTGGAGTAATAATAGATTATTTTGTTGCTCATGCAGGAGATGATCTTGAACTTATAATGACTCATAATAAAGGGGTTGATAATTCAGAAATACATAAGCTTGCTTGGGAAATTTTTAAAAAAGGGTCAGAGAAAGCAAAGGAACTTGGGCTTTATGGAGCAGGGCAGGATATTTTGTCTGATGCATTTTCAGGGAATGTAAAAGGTATGGGACCAGGAGTAGCAGAGATGGAGATAGAGGAGAGAGCTTCAGAGCCCATTATTGTTTTTATGGCTGATAAAACATCACCTGGTGCATGGAATTTACCTTTATTTAAAATTTTTGCGGATCCCTTTAATACAGCAGGTCTTGTAATTGACCCAAAGTTGCATGATGGGTTTATATTTGAAGTTCTTCATATGAAAGAGGGTAAAGTTGTAAAACTTGCTTGTCCAGAGGAAATGTATAGCCTATTAGCTTTAATAGGAGCTGTTGAAACTTATGCAATTAAAAATGTTTACAGAAAAGATGGTGTAATTGCTGCAACTGCTTCAACTCAAAGACTTTCTCTTATAGCAGGTAAATATGTGGGAAAAGATGATCCTGTTATGATTGTTAGAACTCAAAGTGGTTTTCCTGCAGTTGGCGAAGTTCTTGAAGCTTTTTCTCTTGCCCATCTTGTAGCTGGATGGATGAGGGGCTCTCACTGGGGACCTCTTATGCCTGTTTCTATGAAGGATGCCTCTTGTACCAGGTTTGATGGTCCACCAAGAGTTGTAGCACTTGGATTTCAGTTAAAGGATGGGAAATTGATAGGTCCAAAGGATATGTTTGATGACCCTGCTTTTGATTTAACGAGAAAAAGAGCTCAAGAAATAACTGATTATATAAGAAGAATGGGTCCTTTTGAGCCACAGAGACTTGGACTTGAAGAAATGGAATATACCACTTTACCATCAGTTCTTGAGAAATTAAAAGATAGATTCCAGGAAGTTGGTTGA
- the cysC gene encoding adenylyl-sulfate kinase, which yields MKKRGICIWLTGLPCSGKSTIAKGLSEKLIERGRDVEILDGDIVRNFLNKDLGFTKEDRLENMRRVSVLADLLTKHGVDVIVALVSPYREGRDKARKLLPLFVEVYVKASLETCEKRDVKGMYKLAREGKIKNFTGVDDPYEEPLNPEIICDTEREKIEESVNKIIKFLEERNFIEVKESEESGYTEEEEEEIKKRLEELGYI from the coding sequence GTGAAAAAAAGAGGAATATGTATCTGGTTAACAGGTTTACCCTGTTCTGGTAAAAGTACAATAGCAAAAGGTTTATCAGAAAAACTTATTGAAAGAGGAAGGGATGTTGAAATTCTTGATGGTGATATTGTCAGAAATTTTTTGAATAAAGACCTTGGATTTACGAAGGAAGATAGGCTCGAAAATATGAGAAGAGTTTCAGTTCTGGCTGATTTACTCACAAAACATGGTGTGGATGTCATAGTTGCTCTTGTTTCACCTTATAGAGAAGGAAGGGATAAAGCAAGAAAGCTTTTGCCTTTATTTGTAGAGGTTTATGTTAAGGCAAGTCTTGAAACATGTGAAAAAAGAGATGTAAAGGGGATGTATAAATTGGCAAGGGAAGGGAAAATTAAGAATTTTACTGGTGTGGATGACCCATATGAAGAGCCTTTAAATCCTGAAATTATATGTGATACAGAGAGAGAAAAAATAGAAGAAAGTGTGAACAAAATTATTAAATTTCTTGAAGAAAGAAACTTCATAGAGGTAAAGGAATCAGAGGAAAGTGGATACACAGAGGAAGAGGAAGAAGAAATTAAAAAGAGGCTTGAGGAATTAGGTTACATTTGA